A single region of the Demequina sp. genome encodes:
- a CDS encoding citrate synthase — protein MGTVVDARLTIDGSTKELGLERATVGNDGIAITTLLRDTGLVTVDPGFMNTSSCESSITYIDGDAGILRYRGYPIEQLAEHSTFLEVAYLLIHGELPSVDQLQAFNNRVARHMHVHSGIKSFLEAFPRDAHPMAILSGAISALSTFYPESVGEDEDAIELATVLLLAKSATVVAYLQRRSTGRDLIEPFAGGHYVTEFLRIAFSDDAGALDVDPVVRRALDLLLILHADHEQNCSTSTVRIVGSSRANIYASVSAGVGALSGPLHGGANEAALRMFDEIKASGDTVEQFVAKVKDKAEGARLMGFGHRVYKSYDPRGAVVKKVADEVLDHLGADGETFEMAKRLEAIALSDDYFIERKLYPNVDFYTGLLYSAMGFPTPMFTPLFALGRMPGWIAHYREMLLDPRTKIGRPRQIYVGEVERDYVALADREE, from the coding sequence ATGGGCACCGTGGTTGATGCTCGACTCACGATCGACGGCAGCACAAAGGAACTCGGACTCGAGCGCGCGACGGTCGGCAACGACGGAATCGCGATCACGACGCTGCTGCGGGACACGGGGCTCGTGACCGTGGATCCCGGGTTCATGAACACGTCCTCGTGCGAGAGCTCCATCACGTACATCGACGGCGACGCGGGCATCCTGCGCTACCGCGGTTACCCCATCGAGCAGCTCGCGGAGCACTCGACCTTCCTCGAGGTCGCCTACCTGCTGATCCACGGCGAGCTGCCGTCGGTTGATCAGTTGCAGGCCTTCAACAACCGCGTCGCACGCCACATGCACGTCCACTCGGGCATCAAGTCGTTCCTCGAGGCGTTCCCGCGCGACGCGCACCCCATGGCGATCCTGTCTGGGGCCATCAGTGCGCTCTCGACGTTCTACCCGGAGTCCGTTGGAGAGGACGAGGACGCGATCGAGCTCGCGACCGTGCTGCTGCTCGCGAAGAGCGCAACCGTGGTCGCCTACCTGCAGCGCCGGTCAACAGGCCGTGACCTGATCGAGCCGTTCGCTGGCGGCCACTACGTCACCGAGTTCCTGCGGATCGCCTTCTCCGACGACGCGGGTGCGCTCGACGTGGACCCCGTGGTGCGCCGCGCGCTCGACCTCCTGCTGATTCTGCACGCGGACCACGAGCAGAACTGCTCCACGTCCACGGTGCGGATCGTGGGCTCCTCGCGCGCGAACATCTACGCGTCGGTCTCGGCCGGAGTCGGGGCCCTCTCCGGGCCGCTCCACGGCGGCGCCAACGAGGCGGCGCTTCGCATGTTCGACGAGATCAAGGCCTCTGGGGACACGGTCGAGCAGTTCGTCGCCAAGGTCAAGGACAAGGCTGAGGGTGCTCGGCTGATGGGCTTCGGCCACCGCGTGTACAAGTCGTACGACCCGCGCGGTGCCGTGGTGAAGAAGGTCGCGGACGAGGTGCTGGACCACCTTGGCGCCGACGGCGAGACGTTCGAGATGGCGAAGCGGCTCGAGGCCATCGCACTGTCCGACGACTACTTCATCGAGCGCAAGCTGTACCCGAACGTGGACTTCTACACGGGCCTGCTGTACTCGGCGATGGGCTTCCCGACCCCCATGTTCACGCCGCTCTTCGCGCTCGGCAGGATGCCGGGCTGGATCGCGCATTACCGCGAGATGCTGCTCGACCCGCGCACCAAGATCGGTCG
- the dapC gene encoding succinyldiaminopimelate transaminase yields MGLKPESLPDFPWDSLTPYRTTAARHPDGLVDLSVGTPVDPTPAVIQDALRAAADSPGYPTTHGTAALREAVVAWFARRRGVADLDPSAVLPTVGSKEFVALAPALLGFGEGDVIVHPTVAYPTYDVGARLAGATSLPSDTPAEWVDVPGVKVVWVNSPSNPTGAVSTREELAAVVGAARSIGAVVFSDECYAELTWSGEGGAPSILDPDVCGGSTEGVVAVYSLSKQSSLAGYRAAFAAGDPAVISRLLEVRKHAGFIVPGPVQVAMTAALGDDEHVAAQRELYGRRRATLASGLETAGFRIDHSRAGLYLWATRDEDCWESIAWLASLGILAAPGSFYGAAGRRHVRVALTATDERVQTAALRLTNAR; encoded by the coding sequence ATGGGCCTCAAGCCCGAATCGCTCCCTGACTTTCCCTGGGACTCGCTGACGCCGTACCGCACCACGGCAGCGCGCCACCCTGACGGCTTGGTTGACCTGTCCGTGGGCACGCCCGTCGATCCCACCCCGGCGGTGATTCAGGATGCGCTGCGCGCCGCCGCAGATTCCCCTGGGTACCCGACGACGCACGGCACGGCCGCGCTCAGGGAGGCCGTTGTCGCCTGGTTTGCCCGACGCCGGGGCGTGGCGGATCTGGACCCTTCCGCGGTCCTGCCGACGGTTGGGTCAAAGGAGTTCGTGGCGCTCGCTCCCGCGCTGCTCGGGTTCGGCGAGGGCGACGTCATCGTGCACCCGACCGTCGCGTACCCCACCTACGACGTGGGCGCGCGGCTCGCCGGGGCCACGTCGCTGCCCTCGGACACCCCCGCGGAGTGGGTGGATGTGCCGGGGGTGAAGGTGGTGTGGGTCAACTCGCCGTCCAACCCCACGGGCGCGGTCTCCACCCGCGAGGAACTTGCGGCCGTTGTTGGCGCCGCTCGGTCCATCGGCGCCGTCGTGTTCTCCGACGAGTGCTACGCGGAGCTCACGTGGTCGGGCGAGGGAGGCGCGCCATCGATCCTCGATCCCGACGTGTGCGGCGGGTCCACGGAAGGCGTCGTGGCCGTGTACTCGCTGTCGAAGCAGTCCAGCCTCGCCGGATATCGCGCGGCCTTCGCCGCGGGAGACCCCGCCGTCATCTCTCGCCTTCTCGAGGTGCGCAAGCATGCGGGCTTCATCGTGCCCGGCCCCGTGCAGGTGGCGATGACCGCCGCGCTTGGAGACGACGAGCATGTGGCGGCCCAACGCGAACTGTACGGACGCAGGCGGGCGACCCTGGCGTCGGGCCTAGAAACGGCCGGTTTCCGCATAGATCACTCGCGCGCGGGGCTCTATCTGTGGGCGACGCGAGACGAGGACTGCTGGGAGTCGATCGCTTGGCTCGCGTCGCTCGGCATCCTCGCCGCACCAGGTTCTTTCTACGGGGCGGCCGGCCGCAGGCATGTGCGCGTGGCGCTCACGGCGACTGACGAGCGGGTGCAGACAGCGGCTTTGCGGCTCACCAACGCCAGGTAA